Within the Iodidimonas sp. SYSU 1G8 genome, the region GGGATCCGCGGCAGACGCGTGGCTTTGCATCTGGATGCCGTGCCCCGCATGCACGAGACACTCGACGCGGATCATATGGGCCTCGGGCGAGAAGGTAATGTGAGCGCTGACCGCGCGCTCGAAATACTTGCTCACCGTCTCGTCGATCCGGTCTGTCACGTGCTTGCGCAGTGCCTCGCCTACATCGATCTGCTTGCCGTTGACGTGAATTTCCATGCTTTGCGTTACACCCTGCGATCTTCGTGATGAGTTCCAAGAGGTGCCGAAGCCGACTCTTGCGGATCTTGCCCCCGCCAAGAGGCGCGGACCATAGTGGTGTCGGCGTTGACTGTCAAATTCTGAGCCCCCGTTCCTACCGCCCTGCTTTCAGCCGCCGTCTTCGCACCGATGACGGAATATGCATCGCCTCCCGGTACTTTGCGACCGTGCGACGCGCGATATCAATATCATCGTCCCGGAGCAGCTCCACGAGCCTGTCATCGGACAATATGGCGTTCGGCGACTCCTTGTCGATCAACTCCCGGATCCGGTGGCGGACTGCTTCGGCGGAATGGGACTCGCCCCCTTCGGCCGCCGCGATCGCCGCCGTGAAGAAATACTTCAACTCGAAGGTTCCGCGCGCGCAAGACAGATATTTGCCGGCCGTGACACGGCTGACGGTGCTTTCATGCATGCCGATGGCATCGGCGACCTGCTTCAAGTTGAGGGGGCGCAGATGAGCGACGCCGCGCAGGAAGAACCCCTCCTGGCGGCGGACCAGTTCGGCGGCCACCTTGAGGATCGTCTTCGCACGCTGGTCCAGCGCCTTGACCAGCCAGCTGGCATTGCTGAAGCAGTCGGACAGATAGGCGCGGTCGTGCTTGGACCGGCTGGCGACCCGCACCTCGGCATAATAATGCGCATTGACCAGCACACGGGGCAGCACATCCGCGTTGAGTTCCACGCCCCATGACCCGTCCGGCCTGCGGGCGACGAAGACGTCAGGCGTGACCACGTCGGCGGTGACCGCGTCGAAGGCCAGGCCGGGCTTTGGATCCAGTGCCCGCAGCTCCACCAGCATGTCGGCGAAATCCTCGTCGCTGACGCCGCACTGCCGCTTGAGCCAGTCGATACGGCCCTCCGCGAGGGCTTCGAGATTCTCGACCAATGTTTCCATGGCCGGATCAAACCGGTTCCGGTCCCGCAGCTGGAGAGCGAGGCACTCCGCGAGGTTGCGCGCGCATACGCCGGGCGGGTCGAACTGCTGCAGGATGTCGAGAACACGCTCGACATCGTCCAGCGCGCAGCCGAGCCGTTCGGCCACCTCCGCAATGGAATCGCGCAGATAGCCACTGTCATCGACCAGATCGATGAGGTAGCTCCCGATCATCTTCTGGCGCCCATCGGCCAACGTCATGCCAAGCTGGTCAGTCAGATGTCCGCGCAGGGTCGTTGGAACGGCCAGGCGCGCCGATGGGTCATCCAACGGGCCGCCACCCTCGCCGCCCTCACGGCCGCCGCTCCAGGGACTGGCGGGTGAGGCATGCAGGAGATCGTCGGCGACCGGCGCAGGCCCCAGGTCCCGATCGTCATTGGTGAAGACATTATCGTAGCCGCTGTCGATCGGCGCATCCGGCGTATCCAGCGCGGGCGTGCTGGGCGTCGCCGCATCGACACCGGTCGCGGCTTCCGCGAGAGGTGCATCGCCGGCCGCGTAATCGAATTCGAGCAGAGGATTGGACTCGACCTGTTGCTCCACGAAGGAGACAAGGTCCAGGTTCGAGAGTTGCAGCAGCTTGATGGCCTGTTGCAACTGTTGCGTCATGACCAATTGCTGGCCTTGCCGCAGAACTTGTCGCAATCCGGATGCCATCAGATCCTATCCGCCGGCACCGCGCGCCGCCGACCAAGGGAGCACGCGCGTCTTACCGGATAAATCTCTCTCCCAGATACACCCGGCGGACATCCTCGTTGGCCACGATTTCGTCGGGCGTACCGCTCATCAGCACATTGCCGTCATAGATAATATACGCCCGGTCGATGATGTCGAAGGTTTCCCGCACGTTGTGATCGGTGATGAGCACGCCGATTCCGCGGTCCTTGAGATGCGCGACCAGATCGCGGATGTCGCCGATGGCAATGGGATCGATGCCGGCGAACGGCTCGTCGAGCAGGATGATACTGGGCTTGCCGGCCAGGGCGCGGGCGATTTCGACGCGGCGTCGCTCGCCGCCCGACAGGGACAGCGCCGGTGAATGGCGCAGCCGGGTGATGCCGAATTCCTCAAGCAGGTTCTCAAGCATCTGGCCGCGCGTTTCGCGATCCGGTTCGACCAGCTCCAGCACGGCCATGATGTTGTTCTCGACCGACATGCCGCGAAAGATCGAGGCTTCCTGCGGCAGATAGCCGATCCCCAGACGCGAGCGCCGGTACATGGGCAGCGTGGTGACGTCGAGGCCATCCAGAACGATCTGCCCTGAATCGGGCCGGATCAATCCGACAATGGCATAAAAGCAAGTGGTCTTGCCGGCGCCGTTCGGGCCGAGCAAGCCGACGACTTCGCCGCGGTGCACGTCGAGGCTGATGCCCTTGAGCACGGGGCGCCCCTTGAAACTCTTGCCGATCCCAACCGCGAACAGCCCTTCGCGCTGCCGCGCCGGATCGACCGGCGGCGGCGCCTGCCCGTCATCCTTCACGGTCGCCGCGATGGCCTCGAAGACCTTGGACTGCCCCTGTTCGAACAGGTCGCCTGCTTTGAGCTTGCCTTCGCCAGTCGACAATGGAGTGCCTTACCTGTCCTGCTTCGGGGTAGTTGCCGGCTTGTTGCCGGTCGCGGGCGTGAACTCGCCCCGGACGCGCTGTTCGCCCGCCAGATCGGGGAGACCCTGGAACCTGGCCTTGCCGGAATCCAGATTGATCTCGAGCCGGCTGCCCCGGACCACGCTGTCGCCCTGCCGCAGCACGACTCTTCCGCCCATGGTCACCAACTGGCGGCCGATGTCGTAAACGGCCCAATCGCCCTCGGCGGTGTCGCCGCGGGAGGTGATCCGCACGTTGCCCCGGCTGTCGAGGCGGGTGACGGAGCCGGTCAGTCCGCTCTTCGCCTGCCCTGCGCCGGCCGGATTGTCCTGATAATAGACCCTCACCTCGTCGCCCAGCAGGGTCATGTCCCCCTGCACGGCCTCGACCTTGCCGATGAAGCTGGCCACCTGGCCTTCCTTCTTCACCTCCAGCCGGTCGGCGGAGAACTGGATCGGATCCTTCGCGTCGTGGTTGCTGAAGCCGTTTTGCGCGGCCATGGCCGCCGGCGCGACCATCAAGGCGAGGGCAAGTCCGAGACAGAGGCTTTTTTTCTTGCTGGGCATTCGGGCGCCTTAATCGACCGCGCGGGGATAAACGGTCATCTTCACCCCGTCGCGCAAAGTTATGTTCTCGTTCTTGACATCGACATCGACGCCGCCGGCCTGGAACCTGCCGAATGGCCCCTGACCATGCACCGCATCGTTGCTGGTGCCCATGCCTTTGCCAAGGTCCAGCGACATCTTGGGGGTATGAACCTCCATGCCAGAGTCCGAGAATACATTGACTTGACCGGTCAAATCCAGAATCTCGGCCTTGGGCCGAAACGTTCCCACCGGCGCATCGAGCGCGACCCAGGAATCGCCCTTCATCTTGACGTCTGCCGTTATGGTATCGAGGATCACTGTCTCGTCATTCGTCGCGTCGTGATAGGCCGAATTGGCACTGATCGAGAACGACCTGTCTTGCGTGTCGGTTCCGACAAAGCGCGGCGCCACCATGCGCGCTTTGTCGTCGGATTCCTTCAGCTCGGAAAAGGCCAGAGTGAAACCGCTCGTCGTGCCGCGCACGGCAGGAAGTATCAGGATACCGAACAGCAGCGCCGCCGCGCCCGCCGGCAGGATGCGCTTCATCAGCCGGACGTAGCGATTATATCGATCCTCTCGGGTCACGAGGAGGTCGTAGCGCGGCTCCAAAGCTTTTCTCCAGCAGCGACACCCACTTCCATGAACATAGGACGATCGGGGCGCCCGGCATTATCTATGGGGACTCGTCGCCGGGATCAAGGTGAACCGCGTCCGGAAGCCCACCGCGTCAGGCATGGCACCCGCGCGCCTAGGAATGGGCGAAGATATCTTCTTCCGGCCAGCCGGCCAGATCGAGCCGGGCGCGGGTGGGAAGGAAATCGAAACAGGCCTGGGCAAGCGCCAGTCGACCCTCGCGCTCCAGCATCACGTCGAGCTTGCGCTTCAACTCGTGAAGGTACAGCACGTCGGACGCGGCATAGGCGAGCTGCGCATCGCTGAAATCGGGCGCGCCCCAGTCGGAGCTCTGCTGCTGCTTGGACAGGTCCACGCCCATCAACTCGCGGCACAGCTCCTTCAGCCCATGACGGTCGGTATAGGTCCGCACCAGCCTCGAGGCGATCTTCGTACAGTAGACCGGCGCCGGCATCACGCCGAGCGCGCCGCTCAGGGCGGCGAGGTCGAAGCGGGCAAAATGGAAAAGCTTGAGGACCGCGGGATCGGCCAGCAGCGCCTTCAGGTTGGGCGCATCCGTGCCTGGCAGGATCTGCACGAGGTGGGCGCTGCCATCTCCCGAGGACAGCTGCACCAGGCAGAGCCGGTCACGGCCGGGGCGAAGTCCCATGGTCTCGGTATCGATGGCCACGGAGGGGCCGAAGCCAACGCCCGCCGGCAGGTCGCCGCGATGCAGTGTGATTGTCATGCTACGGGGGTTCCGTGTTTTGGTGCCCAGGAGAGGACTCGAACCTCCACGACCTTGCGATCACTAGCACCTGAAGCTAGCGCGTCTACCAATTCCGCCACCTGGGCAACTCCGTGTGTCACGGTGGAGGCAGTTCCTATTGCCCGCCGTGTTGGTTGTCAACATGCCAATCGCACCTATTCGTCATTCTTGTGTCATTTCCCGGATGCGCATGTCAGCGCGCCGGAAGTTTCAGGTAGCAATCCTGCGGCCCGGCGGTATTTTAGCCCTCAGTTTCAGGCATCCGCGCGAACAGAGACCTCATGACACGTGACCTCGTTACGGTGATCGGCGGCTCCGGCTTCATCGGCCGGTACGTTGTCCGTCTCCTTGCCCAGCAGCATGTCCGCATCCGTGTGGCGGTGCGTCATCCCAATCAGGGCCTGTTCCTGAAGCCGATGGGCAGCGTTGGGCAGATCCAGCTCACCGCGGCCAATGTCCGGCATCCCGATTCCATCGCCCGCGCCGTCGATGGCGCCGGCGTGGTGATCAACCTGCCGGGCATCCTCTACGAATCCGGTCACCAGGATTTCGAATCGGTGCAGGCCGAGGGACCGGGCGTTGTCGCCCGCGCGGCGGCGGCGGCCGGCGTCGGCCGGCTGGTGCATGTCTCCGCCATCGGCGCCGATGCCGACTCCGAATCGGATTACGCACGCACCAAGGCGCAGGGCGAATACGCGCTCCGCGCCGCGTTTCCGTCGGCGACGATCCTGCGCCCCAGTATCGTCTTCGGGCCCGAGGACGACTTCTTCAACCGCTTTGCCGCGATGACCCGGATGCCCATGCCGCTGCCCCTGATCGGCGGCGGCAAGACCCGGTTCCAGCCGGTCTATGTCTGCGACGTGGCGCAGGCGATCGTGATCGCGGCCCTCGAAGGCAAGGGCCTGGGTGAAACCTTTGAACTGGGCGGCCCGCGCGTCTACAGCTTCCGGGAAATTCTCGAGCTGGTGTTGGCGCAGACGCACCGGGACAAGATGATGATGCCGCTGCCTTTCGGCCTCGCCAAGATCATCGGCGGGCTCTGCCAGACGCTCTTCGCGCTGTCGCCATGGAATCCGCCGCTCACCATCGACCAGGTCGAGTTGCTGAAACACGACAATGTGGTCACGTCGGACCGCACCCTGCGTGACTTCGGAATCGACCCCACGCCGGCTGAATCGGTTGTCGGTTCCTACCTCCAGCGCTTCCGCAAGCAGGGTCAGTTCAACAAGCCTGCAGAGGCAATCTGAACCTTCGGCCATCCGCCGTCGTTTGACATGAACGCCTGTGATGGAATGGACAGGCGCCCTGAGCGATTAACGGTAAAGGACGAATGCGTCTCTTCCATCTCTGGCTATCCCCTTTCTCCCGCAAGGTTCGAATCGCGCTGGCGGAGCTGGGCTTGGAAGCGAAACTGGTCATCGAACCGGTATGGGAGCGCCGCGACGCGTTCCTGGCGCTGAACCCGGCCGGAACCGTGCCCGTTCTCGTCGAGAACGACGGCACCGTCATTGCCGACAGCGCGGCCATCTGCGAGTACCTGAATGAAACCGTCCTCACCCGGTCGCTTTATGGCCGGGATGCCATCACGCGGGCCGAAGTACGGCGGCTCGTCGCCTGGTTCGACCAGAAGTTTCACCGTGAGGTGACCGATAATCTGGTGACCGAGAAGGTCATGAAGCGCTTCATGAAGATGGGCACGCCCAATTCCAGCGCGATCCGCGCCGGCCTGCACAACATCGGCTACCACATGCAATATATCGCCTACCTGACCGAGCGGCGCCGCTGGCTGGGGGGCGACGAATTCTCGCTGGCCGACATCGCCGCCGCGGCGCATCTTTCCTGCGTCGATTACCTCGACAACGTGCCTTGGGACGCGCACCCGGAGGCGAAGGACTGGTATGTCCGGGTCAAGTCCCGGCCAAGCTTCCGTGCCGTGCTCGCGGACCGCATTCCGGGGCTGGCGCCGCCGCCGCACTATGACAATCTCGACTTCTAGGACGGACACTGCGGACGACCTGAAGCGGGAGATTCGCACCCGTCTGATGGAAGAGGGCTTCGACGCCGTCGCCTTCACCCTGCCCGCGAGCATTCCGGAGTTTCCCGCCCGGTTGCGGTCTTTTCTCGACCAGGGCCGCCACGGCGACATGGGCTGGCTGGCCGAAAAGGCCGACCGGCGCGGCGATCCCCGGACCTTGTGGCCGGAGGTACGCAGCATCATCGTCACCGCCATCAACTACGGCCCGCAGGACGACCCGATGGCGCGGCTGGCGCATACGGACCGTGGCGTCATCTCCGTCTATGCGCGCAACCGAGACTATCACGATGTTATCAAGAAGCGCCTCAAGCGGGTGGGCCGCTGGCTTCACCAGTCGCACGGCGCCGCCATCAAGGTGTTCGTCGATACCGCCCCGGTGCCGGAAAAGCCGCTGGCCCAGGCGGCGGGGCTGGGCTGGCAGGGCAAGCACACCAACCTCGTCTCGCGCGGCTTCGGGTCATGGCTCTTCCTCGGCGCGATCTATACGGATGCGGACCTGCCTGCCGATGCGCCCGAGACCGATCATTGCGGCCAGTGCCGCAATTGCCTCGACGCCTGCCCGACGCAGGCCTTTCCCGCGCCCTATCAGCTGGACGCGCGCCGCTGCCTGTCCTACCTCACCATCGAATTCGGCGGGCACATCCCGCTGGAATTCCGCGCGCCCATGGCGAACCGCATCTATGGCTGCGATGACTGCCTGGCGGTCTGCCCGTGGAACAAGTTCGCGCGGGACGCCGCCGAGACCGCGTTCCATCCGCGCGCGGAATTGACGTCGCCCCGGCTGACGGATCTCGCCGCGCTGGACGATGCCGGCTTTCGGGCATTCTTCTCGGGATCGCCGATCAAACGGATCGGCCGTGACCGGTTTGTCCGCAACGTGCTGATCGCCTTGGGCAACAGCCGCGACGGCAAGGCGGTCGGCATCGTCGAGAGCCTGCTGGACGACACGTCGCCGCTGGTGCGGGCGATGGCCGCCTGGGCGCTCAGGGAGCTGGCGCCGGCGCGGTTTTCGGCGGCGCGGACCGGGCGGCTGGCGCTGGAGACGGACCCGGCGGTCCAGGCGGAGTGGTCGCCTTCGCCTCGGCCTGCTGCTGCGCCCGCGCCGCGCTGATGCTGCCGGCCGCCGCCTTGGCCAATGGTGTATCGGGCGCTTCCTTGGTGACCTGGAGCCAGTCGACGATCGCCGCGTCCAGATTGCCGATCGATGAATTCAGATTGCCGCTTTCCAGCAGCGCTTCCGGGCTTTGCGGATCGAGCGCCAATGCCTGATCGATGTCGGCGCGCGCGGATGCGAACGCACTGCGCGCCCGGTGCGCCGCGGCGCGATAGGCCAGCGCGTCGGCGCGCGGACCGCCGAGCTTGATCGCCTGATCGAGATCGGTCACCGCCGCTTCGAGATTGCCCATTTCGACACGCGCCCGTGCCCGGTCGATCAGAATTTCCGCCGACCGGCCAGCGTCGCCGCCGCTTTCGGCGAGGGCGTCCGACAGAACCGCGAACGCCTTCTCGTGCTTTTCCGCCATCAGCCAGGCGTTGCCGGCCTGGGCGAGCAGATCGGCGGCCAACGACGGCGGAACCGGTTTGGCCGCGGGCAGCGGACTGCCGTCCTCGTCCTGTTGCAGGCTCGCCGCATCCGGCTGCCGGGCCTGCTGCGCCGCGCGCCCGGACAGCTCTTCGAGCAGACCGGCGGCTTGTTCATAATCACCGAGAGTAAATAACGCCAGCGCCCGGCAATGCTCCGCCGGAATGCCGCCGCCATTGTCCCGCCATTCGGTAGCGAGCTCGTAGGCACGTTTGGGCGCCATGTCGACCAGCTTCATGCACTCGGAATAGTTGCCGGCCAGCGCCGGAAACGCGAACAACGCCAGGAAGGCGCCGGAGAGAATGGCGGCAGTGTTTTTCAAGGGGAAGCCTTGTCGGGTTCGGGGCGTAAACTCTAGATTGAGGCTGCCAAACATATAGGAGATCGGTGCCGATGAAGCGACTCTTCGTCTTCGGACTGGGTTACACCGCCAGGATCGTGGGCCGTCAATTGCGGGCCGATGGCTGGAAAGTGGCCGGCACCTGCCGGTCGCCGGACACGAAGGCGGCGCTCGAAGCGCAGGGCTTCGAGGCCTTCCTGTTCGACGGCTCGGCCCCGCTCGAAAATCCCGAGCGCGCCCTCGAAGGCACCACCCATCTGCTGGCGTCCATTCCTCCCGACGAATCCGGCGATCCGGCGCTCCGGCATCATGCCCGCGAAATCGCCTCGATCACGCGCCTCGCCTGGGCCGGCTACCTGTCGACCACCGGGGTCTATGGCGACAAGGATGGCGCGTGGGTGGACGAGGCGACGCCGCGATCGCCCTCCACGGCGCGGGGCCGGCGCCGGGCGGAAGCCGAAATGGGCTGGATGAGCCTTTACGAGATGGGTCGCGTCCCCGTGCATCTGTTCCGCCTGCCCGGCATCTATGGACCGGGCCGCAGCGCCATCGAGGCTGTCACCGCCGGGCGGACACGGCGCGTCTTCAAGGAAGGGCAGGTCTTCTCGCGCATTCACGTGGACGACCTGGCGACCGCGCTGATCGCCTCCATGGTCCAGCCCCGCCCCGGCGCCATCTACAACATCTGCGATGACGAGCCCGCGCCGCCGCAGGAGGTCACGGCTTTCGCCTGCGAGCTGCTGGGCCTGCCCGTCGAGCCGCTCACGCCGCTGGATCAGGCCGACCTCAGCCCCATGGCGCGCAGCTTTTACGAGGAGAGCAAGCGGGTGCGGAACGACAGGATGAAACACGAGCTGGGCGTGACGCTGCGCTATCCCACCTATCGCGATGGCCTGAGCGCCATCGCCCGAACCCTCTAACGGAGACCATCAGCCTCCGGGCAGCGCGTCCAGCACGGCTTCCAGCCGGGCGATGTCGGCTGGCTCGGAGAGGCGGTGATCGCCGCCTTTGACAAGGATCACCTCCACGTCGTCGCCGGACACATGCTCGGCCAGCCGCAAGGCGGTGCGCCACGGCACGTCCGGATCCCGCATGCCCTGGATCAGGCGGACCGGGAACGGCAGCTCGAGCGGGGCGCGCAGCACGAGATGGTCCCTGGCCTCCTCGATCAGCCGCATGCTGATGGCATAGGGCTCGCCGTAGTCGGAAGGCTCGTAGTAGACGCCGTCGCGCCGCAGGATCTCGCGCACGTCCTCGCCATAGGAGGCCCACATCAGATCCTCGGTGAAGTCCGGCGCGGCGGCGATGCCGACCAGCGCCGCGATTCGCGCCGGCCGCGCTCGGGCCACCAGCAGCGCCATCCAGCCGCCCATGCTGGAGCCGACGAGAATCTGCGGCCCCTGAGTGACCTGATCCAGCACGGCGATGGCATCGCTTGCCCAGCGGCCGACGGTGCCATCCTCGAAATTGCCTTCCGACTGGCCGTGACCGGAATAATCGAAACGGGTAAACGCCCGGCCCCGTCGCAGGCACCAGTCCCGCAACGCGGTCGCCTTGGTGCCGGTCATGTCGGACTTGAAGCCGGGCAGGAAGATCACGCCCGGTCCGGTACCCGGAACGGATTCATATGCAATGGCGTGACCGCCTGAGGAAATGGTGCTAAGGGACGCCTCCATTTCCCAGCAGTAACGAAGTCCGGGGGGCGTCTTCAACCGCTTTGATGATGTGAATACCGAAGCCCCGCTCAGACTTTTGCAGATTTTGCCCCGGCTCGACGCGGATGGCGCGTCGCGCAACGCCATCGACATGGCCCGTACGGTCATCGGTCAGGGAGGCGCGGTGATCGCCGCCGCCCGCACTGGGGCGCTTGTCGGCGAATTCCGACAGGCTGGCGGCGTCCATCTCGACCTGCCCTTCGAGTCGCTTTCGCCACTTGCTCGGTGGCGCATTGCCCGGCAGATCAGAAACACGCTCGGAAAGCACCGTATCGACGTGATCCACGCCTATGGGCGGCGCGGCGCCCGGGTCGCACGCCGCGCGGCGAGGACGATGGGGA harbors:
- a CDS encoding LptA/OstA family protein, which encodes MPSKKKSLCLGLALALMVAPAAMAAQNGFSNHDAKDPIQFSADRLEVKKEGQVASFIGKVEAVQGDMTLLGDEVRVYYQDNPAGAGQAKSGLTGSVTRLDSRGNVRITSRGDTAEGDWAVYDIGRQLVTMGGRVVLRQGDSVVRGSRLEINLDSGKARFQGLPDLAGEQRVRGEFTPATGNKPATTPKQDR
- a CDS encoding complex I NDUFA9 subunit family protein, giving the protein MTRDLVTVIGGSGFIGRYVVRLLAQQHVRIRVAVRHPNQGLFLKPMGSVGQIQLTAANVRHPDSIARAVDGAGVVINLPGILYESGHQDFESVQAEGPGVVARAAAAAGVGRLVHVSAIGADADSESDYARTKAQGEYALRAAFPSATILRPSIVFGPEDDFFNRFAAMTRMPMPLPLIGGGKTRFQPVYVCDVAQAIVIAALEGKGLGETFELGGPRVYSFREILELVLAQTHRDKMMMPLPFGLAKIIGGLCQTLFALSPWNPPLTIDQVELLKHDNVVTSDRTLRDFGIDPTPAESVVGSYLQRFRKQGQFNKPAEAI
- the lptB gene encoding LPS export ABC transporter ATP-binding protein produces the protein MKDDGQAPPPVDPARQREGLFAVGIGKSFKGRPVLKGISLDVHRGEVVGLLGPNGAGKTTCFYAIVGLIRPDSGQIVLDGLDVTTLPMYRRSRLGIGYLPQEASIFRGMSVENNIMAVLELVEPDRETRGQMLENLLEEFGITRLRHSPALSLSGGERRRVEIARALAGKPSIILLDEPFAGIDPIAIGDIRDLVAHLKDRGIGVLITDHNVRETFDIIDRAYIIYDGNVLMSGTPDEIVANEDVRRVYLGERFIR
- a CDS encoding glutathione S-transferase family protein; protein product: MRLFHLWLSPFSRKVRIALAELGLEAKLVIEPVWERRDAFLALNPAGTVPVLVENDGTVIADSAAICEYLNETVLTRSLYGRDAITRAEVRRLVAWFDQKFHREVTDNLVTEKVMKRFMKMGTPNSSAIRAGLHNIGYHMQYIAYLTERRRWLGGDEFSLADIAAAAHLSCVDYLDNVPWDAHPEAKDWYVRVKSRPSFRAVLADRIPGLAPPPHYDNLDF
- the lptC gene encoding LPS export ABC transporter periplasmic protein LptC is translated as MEPRYDLLVTREDRYNRYVRLMKRILPAGAAALLFGILILPAVRGTTSGFTLAFSELKESDDKARMVAPRFVGTDTQDRSFSISANSAYHDATNDETVILDTITADVKMKGDSWVALDAPVGTFRPKAEILDLTGQVNVFSDSGMEVHTPKMSLDLGKGMGTSNDAVHGQGPFGRFQAGGVDVDVKNENITLRDGVKMTVYPRAVD
- the queG gene encoding tRNA epoxyqueuosine(34) reductase QueG yields the protein MEEGFDAVAFTLPASIPEFPARLRSFLDQGRHGDMGWLAEKADRRGDPRTLWPEVRSIIVTAINYGPQDDPMARLAHTDRGVISVYARNRDYHDVIKKRLKRVGRWLHQSHGAAIKVFVDTAPVPEKPLAQAAGLGWQGKHTNLVSRGFGSWLFLGAIYTDADLPADAPETDHCGQCRNCLDACPTQAFPAPYQLDARRCLSYLTIEFGGHIPLEFRAPMANRIYGCDDCLAVCPWNKFARDAAETAFHPRAELTSPRLTDLAALDDAGFRAFFSGSPIKRIGRDRFVRNVLIALGNSRDGKAVGIVESLLDDTSPLVRAMAAWALRELAPARFSAARTGRLALETDPAVQAEWSPSPRPAAAPAPR
- a CDS encoding alpha/beta hydrolase; amino-acid sequence: MIFLPGFKSDMTGTKATALRDWCLRRGRAFTRFDYSGHGQSEGNFEDGTVGRWASDAIAVLDQVTQGPQILVGSSMGGWMALLVARARPARIAALVGIAAAPDFTEDLMWASYGEDVREILRRDGVYYEPSDYGEPYAISMRLIEEARDHLVLRAPLELPFPVRLIQGMRDPDVPWRTALRLAEHVSGDDVEVILVKGGDHRLSEPADIARLEAVLDALPGG
- a CDS encoding ribonuclease D, producing MTITLHRGDLPAGVGFGPSVAIDTETMGLRPGRDRLCLVQLSSGDGSAHLVQILPGTDAPNLKALLADPAVLKLFHFARFDLAALSGALGVMPAPVYCTKIASRLVRTYTDRHGLKELCRELMGVDLSKQQQSSDWGAPDFSDAQLAYAASDVLYLHELKRKLDVMLEREGRLALAQACFDFLPTRARLDLAGWPEEDIFAHS
- a CDS encoding SDR family oxidoreductase translates to MKRLFVFGLGYTARIVGRQLRADGWKVAGTCRSPDTKAALEAQGFEAFLFDGSAPLENPERALEGTTHLLASIPPDESGDPALRHHAREIASITRLAWAGYLSTTGVYGDKDGAWVDEATPRSPSTARGRRRAEAEMGWMSLYEMGRVPVHLFRLPGIYGPGRSAIEAVTAGRTRRVFKEGQVFSRIHVDDLATALIASMVQPRPGAIYNICDDEPAPPQEVTAFACELLGLPVEPLTPLDQADLSPMARSFYEESKRVRNDRMKHELGVTLRYPTYRDGLSAIARTL
- the rpoN gene encoding RNA polymerase factor sigma-54, whose translation is MTQQLQQAIKLLQLSNLDLVSFVEQQVESNPLLEFDYAAGDAPLAEAATGVDAATPSTPALDTPDAPIDSGYDNVFTNDDRDLGPAPVADDLLHASPASPWSGGREGGEGGGPLDDPSARLAVPTTLRGHLTDQLGMTLADGRQKMIGSYLIDLVDDSGYLRDSIAEVAERLGCALDDVERVLDILQQFDPPGVCARNLAECLALQLRDRNRFDPAMETLVENLEALAEGRIDWLKRQCGVSDEDFADMLVELRALDPKPGLAFDAVTADVVTPDVFVARRPDGSWGVELNADVLPRVLVNAHYYAEVRVASRSKHDRAYLSDCFSNASWLVKALDQRAKTILKVAAELVRRQEGFFLRGVAHLRPLNLKQVADAIGMHESTVSRVTAGKYLSCARGTFELKYFFTAAIAAAEGGESHSAEAVRHRIRELIDKESPNAILSDDRLVELLRDDDIDIARRTVAKYREAMHIPSSVRRRRLKAGR